One stretch of Miscanthus floridulus cultivar M001 chromosome 18, ASM1932011v1, whole genome shotgun sequence DNA includes these proteins:
- the LOC136521876 gene encoding large ribosomal subunit protein P3-like, producing MGVYTFVCRNSGGEWTAKQHSGEIEASAATPYALQRALVAAASAADSSSGVQSSFSMVTPTSAVFQVIVGAVGGGAMLVSAGGSAAAASGGAAAEAPKEEKKEEEKEESDDDMGFSLFD from the exons ATGGGCGTCTACACCTTCGTGTGCCGCAACTCCGGCGGCGAGTGGACTGCCAAGCAGCACTCCGGCGAgatcgaggcctccgccgccacccCCTACGCGCTGCAGCGCGCCCTCGTAGCTGCTGCATCCGCGGCCGACTCCTCCTCCGGCGTTCAGTCGTCCTTCTCCATGGTCACCCCCACCTCCGCCGTCTTCCAG GTGATCGTCGGTGCTGTCGGTGGCGGTGCAATGTTGGTTAGCGCCGGTGGTAGTGCCGCCGCCGCATCAGGTGGTGCCGCGGCTGAGGCTcccaaggaggagaagaaggaagaggagaaggaagagaGCGACGACGACATGGGATTCTCCCTGTTCGACTAG